The DNA sequence TTGGGATTTCAAATGCATCATTTACTTGCTTAATATCGTAGTGCATGAGTGGACAAGAGGGATCGTATATAATCAACAAACCTCTGCATGGTCCTAGATCAATCCCCTCGGGAATTATCCAGTTGAGTTCATCATCAAGTATGATCGACGTCCCGACTGGAATTTCGACCTGTTGATCGTAGACTTCAAAGGCGGTGGCCGAGGAATCCCAAATGGTGTATTCAACGCCAAACGTGTGGGTTTCATCTCCATCGTTGATGATCTCGGCCGATGCCGTCACCATATCTCCGGGATACCTGGCCTCACCCCCTCCTTCGATCGTGAAGCTTGTGACATTCGCAGCAATGGTCGGATCTACCGTTCCTTGCAGGTCATACTGCTCCCACTGCTCCATCAGCGGATACTCGTCCATCTCTCCAACTGGAACTGCTTGGGGTGTATCCCCAACACCATTTCCATCTCCATCGGCACCGGCATAGTCACTCCAATAATTCCCAAGATAGCTCGTGTACGTACTGCCGTCATATAAGTAGGAGAACAGTTCAGCAGTGTTCCACTGGTTCTGTTCCGTAGAGGTGGAGACTGCTACGTTCTGGCCGTTGTCGATGAAGTTGTTGAGATATATCTGGTTTCCATTCGAACCATCGAGTTCAAGTCCATTGTTCACACTTCCCGAGATGATGTTTCGAGAAATGGTGTTATTGCTATGGTTCGAGAATAAGAGGAGGCGAATACCATTATAACCATTGTCGCGGATTGTATTCCCTGAGATATTCATGGAGAGGGCCCCTTCGCCATAGATACCGCCGGTTTGATCCTGATTGGATCCAATACCTTGTGTATCGGCAATAAGATTACCGGATATCACGACCCCACTTCCGGCATAAAATAAAATGCCATTTTCTCTGGACCCAAGAATATCATTGTCAAGGATGGCGAGGTCCCAGCACCCCTCAAAGTAAATTCCTATGTCAGTACCAAGAATCGTATTGGCTGAGATCTCCGAATCGGGACTAGCAACTATTCCTATTCTTGCATTTTTCACGATGAACTGCGACAACACAATTCCTTCCACTTGGGACTCAACGGCAGTTTCAGCTCCCTTTGCATCGATAACCGGATAGCCGCCTCCAGTATCTTCGCCCCAGATCACAAGCTGCTTGTTCACGACTATATTCTCATAATAGGTTCCGCTATCCACGACGATCATATGGCCATTGAGGGTGTCGGGGTCGTCTATTGCGGCTTGGATGGTTGAGAAATGTTCACCAGTGTCGATATTGTGAACTGAAATAAGAGCAGATGTAGGACTAAGTTTCACCACCCAGAAATCTCTTCCTCCGTGGTTTCCGGTCACATCTCCGTCTGTGGAGGCACTGTCTGAGGCAACAATATAGCCGCCGTCAGACGTCTGCTGAACAGGGCAAGCACCATTATAAACCTCAGTATCTGATCCGCCGAGGCACCTTTGCCACACGATATTGCCGGCATTGTCCAGTTTAACAACCCACGCATCCTTACCTCCGTGATTTCCGGTCACGTCACCGTCAATTGAATAAGTCATTCCGGCAACGATATAACTACCATCAGATGTTTGTTGGACAGAGTATGCTTCGTCGGAATCTGTTCCGCCGAGGCACCTTTGCCATACGATATTGCCGGTATTGTCTAGTTTAACAACCCACGCATCCAATCCGGCACGACCAGCAACGATATAGCCCCCATCGGCTGTCTGTTGAATGGAGTGAGCACCATCACCTGTCCAACCTCCGAGGCACCGCAGCCATAAGATTTTGCCGTCATGATCCAGTTTTCCTACCCATGCATCCACATTTCCATGATTTCCGGTCATATCGCCGTCAGTTGAAAAAGTCAATCCGGCAACGATATAGCAGCCGTCCGACGTCTGTTGAATAGAGTATGCTTCGTCTATATCAGATCCACCTAGGCACCTCTGCCATAGGATTTGACCGTTACTGTTTAATTTAACCACCCATGCATCCCATTCTCCGTGATTTCCGGTCACATCGCCGTCATTGGACCAAGTCTGCCCGGTAATAATATAACCGCCGTCAGACGTCTGCTGAACAGAACGTGCAAAATCGCTACACCATCCTCCAAGGCACCTCTGCCATAGGATTAGGCCGTCGCTGTCCAGTTTCACCAACCAGACATCACCTCCACCGTGGTTCCCCGTTGCGTCTCCGTTGACCGAAGAAGTGGCTCCGGCAACGATATAACCCCCGTCAGACGTTTGCTTTACAGCCTTGGCAGAATCCGGGCCCTCTCCGCCGAGGCACCTTTGCCACACGATGCTGCCAGCACTGTTCAGTTTCACCACCCAAACGTCATTATATCCAACAATATCTCCAGAGTCATGGTTCCCAGTCACGTCGCCGTCAATCGATTCAGTAAACCCGGCAATAATATATCCGCCGTCATCTGTTTGCTGAACAGATGATGCAATCTCATTAGATGATCCCCCGAGGCATCTCTGCCACTCGATCTCCGGTGGATCTTCTGCCGATACCGTACCAACAAGGACACCACAAGCAAGCAATAATGCCAAAATTACAGTAACTGTCGAAAATCGATCACGAACGAATTTTTCCCCAAAATTTTTGTTCCCAATTTTTTTCATAGCAATTCCCCAACAATCGCATCGGCCAACCTCGATAACAGCCAATGTTTATACCAAAAATTGGGAGGGGCCTTATAGTTTTGTGCGGTAAGAAATTGCGTAGGGAAAAAATATATATGATTATTGGGGGAAGCAGATCTTAATTTACCTCTGATTGTTTGTCGTTTTACCGAATTCTAGTCATTGATCAGCAGATATTAATTAAAAAATGCCACAATCGCCAATTCTTCCTCCTTCCACCTCACGCTCTTTTTTTCATCTTCTTCCCCATCTCTCTTCTCCTGTGCACCAACAAGCCGTATATTGGCCCTGTACTGGCCCGTTATTTTCAAGGGTGCAAGAGATAGGGAAGTCGGGATAGAACCGTGTTTCCTGAGGGTTTAAATCGTCATTTTACTATTCGAACACCTTTTCTCTTTGTTTTTTTCTTCCTATCTGGACACTGGAATTTCCCTTCTATAAACTCTCCTGTCTCGACAAGATCCTTTATCAGAGCATTGGTGGCCTGTTTTCTATCACGATAATTAGCGAAGTTGTCCCTTAACCAACAATCCAAACTATGAGGAGATGAATGCTCTGATCTCCTGCACGCTTCCTGCCCTTGAATTATATAGTCCCTTCCAGATTTCTGAATGTAATCTTTCAACTCGTCTGTGGTAAAAGACCTACCTTTTTCTTCCGATAATTCAATTCTCATCATAAAATTACAATCTATTCATTAAATTAATAATTTAGCACCCAAAGTTAGGTGTCCGCATCATCATTCATTCTTTTTTGTGTTCCATAAGTCGGTCCTCCACGGACCGTGACTGTGGGAGCAGTGATGCGGAGGCGGTCACCCCCATTAGAGCTGCCGGACGCCGAATCAGCAGGGTGAGGTGGTCGGGATTGGCAGAAATTAAGGACAAGGATTTCACGCTAGGCCCCTGTCCCGAACGAGCGAAAGTAAGGAAAGGAGCGTAGCCTTACTCAGATAAGGGAGAAGATGGCGAGCACTGTCCACCTTACTTCACGGCCGCTTCGTCGATCTTGCCGATGAGAATACCTGCATCATGTTGGTCAAATTCTGACGGAGAACGCCAGATAAACGAGGAATATATTCCTTTATGGTAGTTGTAAAAATTCAGCTCCTTTTTGAACGGATCCATCGAAACCCAATCTTGTTTGTCCAGAACTTTCAGATTATCAAAGGTGACTCTGTGGGGATATCTGTCTCCGGCAAAGCGAAGGGATGGATCATAGTGATGCCCCTCGGTCACCTGTGCATATCCTGCAAACACCTTCTCCCCGACGATATAGAAGATCAAACGATCGCCGGGCTGAATCTGCTTCACTCTCTTTCCTTTCTTCTCGCTCCACCCCGCATCCTGCGTCCCACTCTCAAGAAATCCCCGCCACGTATCGACAGTATGTGCAGACAGCCAATAGCGAACCATGAAATTTCACTCAACGGTCTGGAGGTTAAAGGTATCCGAAAGAAAGGCGGTGCTCATATCTCAACCACCCCCGTCAACAAATCCGCTGCCTTCTACGCCTCCTGGGCGGCGATGACCACGTCGGGGGCCGTCCCGTCCCGGATGTCCCCTGGCCAAGACACGATGTAGGCCGCGCGTATATCGATGATCGGGTTTGGTCTCTTTCGTTCGGGATATAGTTGCTTGAAGTTCACACAAAAAGATTTGACATTCAGGTATTATATCGAAATGACAATATCTTACCTATCTATTTAATAATAAGTAGCTACAGTTGGTATTTCAGACTTACACATGTAATTTTTTAATATCTATCTAATATTATTCGGACAATCAACAAGAATATATTTAGTGAGAGTATACCTTTTTCCTAGAGGAAAATGGGAAGGAAAGGATGAATAATCCAAGCCCAGTAATGCCTCATTATTAAATTAGCGGAGCGTATCACCAGTATTTAGAGGGGAATATATGAACAAAATTGAGTATTCAAAATCTGAACCGTATAAGATCAATTCAGGAATTCTGAAAAAATTACCGCCTGTTTATCGTGAGGTTGCAAATATCCTTCTTGAAGATGGATCGTGGAGAATTGAGAATTCAACTGATTTAAAAAAGTATGATGAAAAATCGAAGGAGAAACTACCGTAACAAATTTGAGGCTTAATTCTTCTTCCTGGGTATCGAAATTCAAAAAATAATTCTTGAGACTTAAAAGACATGAAAACTGAAATGAAGAGTGGAAACTCTAAACAAATTGATAGAAAAAGGAAAGTTACCAAGCCATTGGTAATTCGAAAATTGACTTCATTTGAGAGAAGAATTCTGCGACTTTTAGATGAAGGATTTGATCAAAGTCATATTGCACGTCGTCTGGGAGTAACTAGACAAGCTATTTCTAAAAGAATTATAAAATGGGAAAAATTGGGATATATCTCTAAACATTCGAATAATTCCAAATATCGAGTGATTTACAACGTCCACCCGCAAATACTGTCAAATATTCAAAAGAAGTCTCATTGTCGAGTCCATAATGTTCGAATAAAAATCAATTATTCATCGTCTGGCAAACCTTCATTGGATCCCAGGGCGGGTTACATAAAGTCCTATCAACCCAATGGTCCTGAAAGACATTTATTTCATTTACATGACGTCGATAACTATTTGGATATTACAATTGACATCCATCCAGGAACAATTATTGCATATCCACAATCTGGCCAAAATATTATCGCCAGTAGTATTGATGAGTCAATTCATTTGACTAGGATATCCTTGGAAAAAGCGGTAATGGAATTCATTCGTCTTCAAAAAGAATTCAATGTACAAATCGATTTACATACTTCAATTCATAGAGCGGAAATGATTAGTGATATTCATTACGCATTTCCATTCTCTAAAATTCATTTGCCGCAATTTCAGGGCATTTCGAATGGATACTTCTATATCGATGGGAGTCCGGAAGATCATGGACATCAAGATATGGTGGAGTTGGAAACGCATGATAAATTATCCGCATGTATCTTTGATGAATTTTTGAAACGATACAAAAATGATTCTGAATCGATAACCCAATTGATGGCAGATATCGAAGTTGTTGCAAATTACTTGCGAATAGCTAAAAGAAAATCTACTGATAATTCACGAGATTCGGAACATCATTAAATTTACTGGATAAAAATTATGCATTAAGGGCCTTTTAGAAATTCCCCTTCACCTCAAATATTATCTAGATATTCCTTCTCGAAATTCTTTCATTATATGGGATAATTTTCAAAAAGGTAAAAATTGAGAGGATATTGATAATGTCAACTGCTGCTAAAAATAATTGTTGACAATCACATGGGTGTTATAGCACCATTTTTAGAATAAGACCCCAGTTTGATATTGAAATTTTCCTGTAAAATCATTGAAAACACGTGAAATTCAGATATTTATACTCATCAACCGCCTGTTATTATCACAAGATTTGATAAATGATTGTTCATGTCAACATGCGACGTATAGGGGCTTTGAAGGTTTTCAGCATGAATCCGAGACACTTTTTCTACCTCTATATGTTG is a window from the Methanovulcanius yangii genome containing:
- a CDS encoding right-handed parallel beta-helix repeat-containing protein, with the protein product MKKIGNKNFGEKFVRDRFSTVTVILALLLACGVLVGTVSAEDPPEIEWQRCLGGSSNEIASSVQQTDDGGYIIAGFTESIDGDVTGNHDSGDIVGYNDVWVVKLNSAGSIVWQRCLGGEGPDSAKAVKQTSDGGYIVAGATSSVNGDATGNHGGGDVWLVKLDSDGLILWQRCLGGWCSDFARSVQQTSDGGYIITGQTWSNDGDVTGNHGEWDAWVVKLNSNGQILWQRCLGGSDIDEAYSIQQTSDGCYIVAGLTFSTDGDMTGNHGNVDAWVGKLDHDGKILWLRCLGGWTGDGAHSIQQTADGGYIVAGRAGLDAWVVKLDNTGNIVWQRCLGGTDSDEAYSVQQTSDGSYIVAGMTYSIDGDVTGNHGGKDAWVVKLDNAGNIVWQRCLGGSDTEVYNGACPVQQTSDGGYIVASDSASTDGDVTGNHGGRDFWVVKLSPTSALISVHNIDTGEHFSTIQAAIDDPDTLNGHMIVVDSGTYYENIVVNKQLVIWGEDTGGGYPVIDAKGAETAVESQVEGIVLSQFIVKNARIGIVASPDSEISANTILGTDIGIYFEGCWDLAILDNDILGSRENGILFYAGSGVVISGNLIADTQGIGSNQDQTGGIYGEGALSMNISGNTIRDNGYNGIRLLLFSNHSNNTISRNIISGSVNNGLELDGSNGNQIYLNNFIDNGQNVAVSTSTEQNQWNTAELFSYLYDGSTYTSYLGNYWSDYAGADGDGNGVGDTPQAVPVGEMDEYPLMEQWEQYDLQGTVDPTIAANVTSFTIEGGGEARYPGDMVTASAEIINDGDETHTFGVEYTIWDSSATAFEVYDQQVEIPVGTSIILDDELNWIIPEGIDLGPCRGLLIIYDPSCPLMHYDIKQVNDAFEIPILIESFDVDEGIKFTGDESADDISARYSIKYLSNNVILNDELAIRNIDGGDWISLKDLDFGFSNISSGPFSGNINTKLPLNLPEGIYEGRLTINDPINPTVIYAVAYDPVPFEVKSGGADLTLEIDNPDSGLYNDELLINITNSGYSVVTNPFDLHLFVGDPDCDDDGIIDYEEGYSAEYPWPYYMERVNEDTQTLHVGDSIAINIEIIDYLLLCGGSENQITVVVDPVYPASVDTQGEIAEVNEYNNHQCIFLPAFSTEAYETDFIDGPSSPFEENGHDYQFKNFGDQTISWEFFKSTYGTWQVEFCNEDGNPILDQDGNPQKRPIAECFYDKHVKDMAKIGSCFGMSASSCKLFINDMFGWDFGDEIYADLPSWSIFSGLDFIRTPRDWVEYYHIRQYDEQILEERKQFNGINNVYAELKQQMASGEWNKDPMILIFNNHIGVPYRIEEYTMGVQPTRIGQITISDSNFPKTSIPPQMRVDLLDNSAIYYYNNLDDNLNIKEDIRYFEGVRLSTIDEPPIIPGEYDSEFSEVGNLLYTDQDGNHLGYFDGNFVREVPDAYKMDSISGLEDTLEFYLIDDVAVQRELVGVKDGISSFTLSRENLLISGDISVKSGSNDYLEILSDESGILFKSGMGTDTMKMMVCRESAETAKMCEIIINDIEESQSIEISNANDIIKLSNIGPEKSFTFNLQRVGNNPGIFNINIPITIEEDSSVVIRPDWDDLDLCTTVIEHDIGNDGTIDEIEFTTELVASVDLNPDVINLGSKGNVVTAYIELPPEYGADDFCETSVRLVTINGQYVDLPAIEPNTVGDDDEDDIPDLMVKFDRQVLKGFMTEGENEISILGTLCDGTYYSGVDVILAK
- a CDS encoding EVE domain-containing protein, producing the protein MVRYWLSAHTVDTWRGFLESGTQDAGWSEKKGKRVKQIQPGDRLIFYIVGEKVFAGYAQVTEGHHYDPSLRFAGDRYPHRVTFDNLKVLDKQDWVSMDPFKKELNFYNYHKGIYSSFIWRSPSEFDQHDAGILIGKIDEAAVK
- a CDS encoding helix-turn-helix transcriptional regulator, with the translated sequence MKSGNSKQIDRKRKVTKPLVIRKLTSFERRILRLLDEGFDQSHIARRLGVTRQAISKRIIKWEKLGYISKHSNNSKYRVIYNVHPQILSNIQKKSHCRVHNVRIKINYSSSGKPSLDPRAGYIKSYQPNGPERHLFHLHDVDNYLDITIDIHPGTIIAYPQSGQNIIASSIDESIHLTRISLEKAVMEFIRLQKEFNVQIDLHTSIHRAEMISDIHYAFPFSKIHLPQFQGISNGYFYIDGSPEDHGHQDMVELETHDKLSACIFDEFLKRYKNDSESITQLMADIEVVANYLRIAKRKSTDNSRDSEHH